In Metarhizium brunneum chromosome 3, complete sequence, a genomic segment contains:
- the sif3 gene encoding Sad1-interacting factor 3, translating into MSSGKRGPTVLVTDARERSNQRRSLRRQDASSGAPSRVPMRFMTVDNVLQYNTQIPSGQPRAPPIPQRPHAAAAASQGRRVISGGGLPNLQSRTGQPMPSRTTKISQKLVLLPETDDHSDNAEEEVESETVLARRLQNEESRPLRDEELDVLRKRGGVRGKSYAERLPKPQRKDKVSRLTAYCTAQAYKTAETSEFLRKKHEAKTKLYDDCLYAIYALPLLNGTEGYRVRGRPMLKTPGTGKTMLDLEIERSEQRDHHEGYFEDDAYTQPESPERGGRDSSAHGPSRSHGHEGQQEQDDGIPSQMSRLAPDAKNFAELFVFSYGVVVFWNFTEHQEKDILADLTFADAEDNISLLTRPLEQDDFETEEFHFEYSADVKRPRVFNDMITLLPRSDHMIKLTISHAIAQSTKLCFFEERMSETMLDAQHVPKTLALTGQLNMTRVEIVTLLGRLFKSRVDINLSSNILDVPNFFWDSEPTLHPLYVAIREYLEIDPRIKVLNERCRVFLDLAEILSDSIADAKMSYITWIVIILIVGSILVTVTEVILRFVMLKKSGSKLNTSFTSISWSGDIDPAEVPEVFSLPSAPIPSQSRTSTTSRKGTGPRKAAGAEAHTDLEILALTLGLQSNATLDDVRRGIRDLRQTAASNGHCSTKNLSPLGSAELRKKGMMDASY; encoded by the exons ATGTCGTCAGGGAAGCGAGGCCCTACGGTGCTA GTCACTGATGCGCGGGAGAGATCAAATCAACGCAGATCTCTTCGTCGCCAAGATGCCTCTTCCGGGGCTCCTAGCCGAGTGCCAATGCGGTTTATGACCGTCGATAATGTTCTGCAATACAACACACAGATTCCATCCGGACAACCACGAGCACCCCCCATTCCACAGAGACCTCATGCAGCtgccgcagccagccaaggcaGACGGGTCATTTCGGGCGGTGGTTTACCTAACCTTCAGTCACGAACCGGCCAACCCATGCCATCACGAACAACAAAGATTAGCCAAAAGCTAGTTCTTCTTCCGGAGACCGATGATCACAGCGATAACgcggaagaagaagtggaaAGCGAAACAGTATTGGCTCGGAGATTACAAAACGAAGAAAGTAGACCGCTGAGGGACGAGGAGTTGGACGTTCTTAGAAAAAGAGGAGGCGTCCGGGGGAAAAGCTATGCTGAAAGACTGCCCAAGCCGCAACGAAAAGACAAGGTCAGCCGATTAACAGCATACTGCACGGCTCAGGCGTACAAGACGGCAGAGACGTCAGAATTTTTGAGAAAGAAGCACGAAGCAAAGACTAAACTGTATGACGACTGTCTGTATGCCATCTACGCATTGCCGTTGTTGAATGGCACAGAGGGATATCGAGTACGAGGACGGCCTATGCTGAAAACTCCAGGAACGGGTAAGACCATGCTCGACTTAGAGATCGAGAGAAGCGAGCAGCGTGACCACCACGAGGGTTATTTCGAAGACGATGCATATACTCAGCCCGAGAGCCCAGAACGAGGTGGTCGAGATTCCTCTGCCCACGGTCCCTCCCGATCTCATGGGCATGAGGGCCAGCAGgaacaagatgatggcattcCGTCGCAGATGAGCCGTCTGGCACCGGATGCCAAAAATTTTGCTGAACTGTTTGTTTTCTCGTATGGCGTTGTGGTATTCTGGAACTTTACGGAACACCAGGAGAAGGATATTCTCGCCGACTTGACTTTCGCTGATGCCGAAGATAACATCAGTCTGTTGACTCGCCCGCTGGAGCAAGACGATTTTGAGACGGAAGAATTCCACTTCGAGTACAGCGCAGATGTCAAGCGACCAAGAGTGTTCAACGATATGATTACATTGTTGCCTCGGTCTGACCACATGATCAAGTTGACCATTAGCCATGCTATTGCCCAGAGCACCAAATTATGCTTTTTTGAGGAGAGGATGAGTGAAACTATGCTAGACGCGCAACATGTGCCAAAAACGTTGGCGCTAACAGGACAGTTGAATATGACAAGAGTAGAGATTGTCACTCTTCTCGGCAGATTATTCAAGAGCCGAGTGGATATCAATCTAT CATCGAATATTCTTGATGTCCCGAATTTCTTCTGGGACTCAGAACCTACGCTACATCCGCTTTATGTTGCCATCCGCGAGTATCTCGAAATTGATCCTCGAATAAAGGTTCTAAACGAAAGATGCCGTGTATTTCTTGATCTCGCCGAGATTCTGTCCGACTCAATCGCTGATGCCAAGATGAGCTACATTACCTGGATTGTCATTATCCTCATTGTCGGCAGTATTCTCGTCACGGTAACCGAAGTCATTCTACGCTTTGTTATGCTCAAGAAGAGCGGTAGCAAACTTAATACATCCTTTACATCAATATCCTGGAGCGGGGATATTGATCCTGCTGAGGTCCCCGAGGTCTTCTCTCTTCCTTCAGCGCCCATACCTAGCCAATCTCGCACCAGCACGACGTCAAGAAAAGGGACAGGTCCCAGGAAAGCGGCTGGCGCTGAAGCACATACAGATCTAGAAATTCTAGCTCTGACGCTAGGCCTGCAGTCAAACGCTACGTTAGACGACGTCAGACGAGGTATTCGCGATCTGAGACAAACAGCAGCGTCTAATGGGCATTGCTCCACTAAAAATTTGTCTCCTTTGGGTTCGGCAGAATTGCGAAAGAAGGGCATGATGGATGCgtcttattag
- the ADE1_1 gene encoding Bifunctional purine biosynthetic protein ADE1, translated as MGSVRVLLIGNGGREHALAWKLSQSARVDTIFAVPGNGGTASCPKVTNVTSVSAEDYPGLVTFAQSNGVNLVVPGPEAPLVDGVEGFFKKAGIPCFGPSKEAARLEGSKTYSKDFMKKYNIPTATYENFSDYQKAIEYIDSVSHEVVIKATGLAAGKGVILPQSKQEAKDALKQIMVDKAFGSAGDEVVIEELLAGDELSVLTFCDGYTIRSLPLAQDHKRIFDGDQGPNTGGMGCYAPTNIATKELTERIDKEILEPTILGMRREKQPFRGVLFTGLMITSAGPKVLEYNVRFGDPETQTVLPLLSADTDLADIMLACAEGYLDNCHLKVEQKFSATVVVAAGGYPGSYAKGIPMTVLQPPRGSTIFHAGTRLDGDQLKSSGGRVIAINSVGESLRAAVDASYSALASGIISFEAMFFRKDIAHRAFRDQSKEAMTYAQAGVDIQAGNDFVEKIKKAVASTKRPGAEAEIGGFGGELDLSQCGYQSVPILVGAIDGVGTKLMIAQAMKKHDTVGIDLVAMNVNDLIVQGATPLMFLDYYGCSKLDLPSAAAFVEGVADGCRQAGCALVGGETAEMPGMYQGEDYDAAGCAVGAVTSEERLPRQNTMTEGDVLLGLGSVGVHSNGFSLVRRIVQSAGLAYESQAPWDISKTVGESLLTPTRIYVKSLLPVLSEIKGLAHVTGGGLIENVPRMLPDGLAAEIIYGSWDILPVFQWLKQAGNVDPAEMCRTFNSGVGMVIAVDASKADAVAQALSASESVYKIGRLVRRNQGQPGCEVKNLELWA; from the coding sequence ATGGGCAGTGTTCGAGTTCTCCTGATCGGAAATGGTGGCCGTGAGCATGCTCTGGCGTGGAAATTGAGCCAGTCTGCTCGAGTTGACACCATATTTGCCGTCcctggcaacggcggcactGCCTCGTGTCCAAAGGTTACCAATGTCACCTCAGTCTCAGCGGAAGATTACCCAGGCCTCGTCACCTTTGCACAATCAAATGGGGTCAATTTAGTCGTTCCTGGACCCGAAGCGCCTCTCGTGGACGGCGTGGAAGGGTTCTTCAAAAAGGCCGGAATACCTTGTTTTGGCCCCTCCAAAGAGGCAGCTCGATTGGAGGGAAGCAAGACCTATTCCAAGGACTTCATGAAGAAATACAACATCCCAACTGCTACGTACGAAAACTTTTCTGACTATCAGAAAGCGATCGAGTATATTGATAGCGTCTCTCACGAAGTTGTCATCAAGGCAACCGGTCTCGCTGCCGGCAAAGGCGTTATCCTGCCTCAATCGAAACAAGAGGCGAAGGATGCCCTGAAGCAGATCATGGTTGACAAGGCCTTTGGATCTGCTGGAGATGAGGTTGTTATTGAAGAACTCCTGGCTGGCGACGAGCTGAGCGTTCTCACCTTTTGCGATGGTTACACTATTCGATCATTGCCTTTGGCGCAGGACCACAAGCGCATTTTTGATGGCGATCAAGGCCCCAATACCGGAGGAATGGGTTGCTACGCGCCTACAAACATCGCCACAAAGGAGTTGACGGAACGCATTGACAAAGAAATCCTCGAGCCTACTATTTTGGGAATGCGACGGGAGAAGCAGCCATTCCGCGGTGTACTGTTCACCGGCCTCATGATTACCAGTGCTGGTCCCAAAGTCCTGGAATACAACGTGCGATTTGGCGACCCAGAAACCCAAACTGTCTTGCCTCTTCTCTCCGCCGACACAGATTTGGCAGATATAATGCTTGCTTGTGCTGAAGGGTACCTCGACAACTGTCACTTGAAGGTCGAGCAGAAGTTCAGCGCaactgttgttgttgctgctggcggATACCCTGGCTCTTATGCCAAGGGGATTCCAATGACTGTTTTGCAACCGCCCCGAGGTAGCACCATTTTCCATGCGGGAACCAGGCTGGATGGAGACCAGCTCAAGTCATCTGGTGGTCGAGTGATTGCGATTAACTCTGTGGGTGAATCCCTTAGAGCCGCTGTGGACGCGTCGTATTCTGCACTCGCCTCAGGAATAATCAGCTTCGAAGCCATGTTCTTCCGAAAGGATATTGCGCACCGCGCTTTTCGAGATCAATCCAAGGAGGCCATGACTTACGCCCAAGCTGGTGTCGATATCCAAGCCGGTAATGATTTTGTCGAGAAAATCAAGAAGGCCGTAGCCAGCACCAAACGACCCGGAGCTGAGGCAGAAATCGGTGGATTCGGTGGCGAGCTTGATCTTTCACAATGCGGATACCAGAGCGTACCAATTCTTGTTGGCGCTATTGATGGCGTTGGTACCAAGCTCATGATTGCCCAAGCTATGAAGAAGCATGACACTGTGGGTATTGATCTTGTTGCCATGAATGTAAACGACTTGATCGTTCAGGGAGCCACGCCATTGATGTTCCTGGATTACTACGGCTGCAGCAAGCTTGACCTTCCATCTGCGGCCGCCTTTGTCGAAGGCGTCGCTGATGGCTGTCGCCAGGCTGGATGTGCTTTGGTAGGTGGTGAGACCGCTGAAATGCCCGGCATGTATCAGGGCGAGGATTATGATGCCGCAGGATGCGCAGTTGGTGCCGTCACCTCTGAGGAGCGACTCCCTCGGCAGAATACCATGACGGAAGGTGACGTTCTTCTTGGTCTCGGGTCTGTTGGTGTCCATTCCAATGGCTTTTCGCTGGTGAGAAGGATAGTGCAGAGTGCTGGCTTGGCGTATGAATCACAAGCGCCATGGGATATATCGAAAACCGTTGGAGAATCCCTCCTGACCCCCACCCGCATCTACGTCAAGAGCCTTTTGCCAGTTCTCAGTGAAATCAAGGGTCTGGCACACGTTACCGGTGGTGGTCTCATCGAGAACGTTCCCCGTATGTTGCCAGatggccttgctgctgaAATCATCTACGGCTCTTGGGACATTCTGCCTGTCTTCCAGTGGCTCAAGCAGGCTGGAAATGTTGACCCCGCTGAAATGTGCCGTACGTTCAACTCGGGCGTTGGCATGGTCATTGCTGTAGATGCCAGCAAGGCCGACGCTGTGGCCCAAGCACTTTCCGCTTCTGAAAGCGTCTACAAGATAGGACGGCTGGTCCGTCGTAATCAGGGCCAACCTGGCTGTGAGGTTAAGAATCTTGAGTTATGGGCATGA
- the PFA4 gene encoding Palmitoyltransferase PFA4 produces the protein MKSWLFNCTMIEGWQVERHDAVMERGGQDWWDINGSDGKKIRVERVEFPYDLGFFANMSQAMGSSNFLLWFFPLSGSPKVGKDRTGHGWSWEENGFNRNEGMWPPPDPEKIRRANREWPAGHRDFKAELRNAETMSPEEQKSAFKERQLQDMQRRSHLLAELEEVDDYDMLSEDSHGIGYSSDQEVHWRNNDGERLQDYGVDEETEFCAAQTTEDDDVPLVELLRRRNILRTECAD, from the coding sequence ATGAAGAGCTGGCTGTTCAATTGCACTATGATTGAGGGGTGGCAGGTCGAGCGCCACGACGCAGTTATGGAACGGGGAGGCCAGGATTGGTGGGATATCAATGGGTCCGATGGAAAGAAGATCAGAGTTGAAAGGGTCGAGTTCCCCTATGATCTTGGTTTTTTTGCAAACATGTCCCAAGCAATGGGATCCTCAAACTTTCTCCTCTGGTTTTTCCCATTGTCCGGGAGCCCTAAAGTCGGTAAGGATAGAACGGGCCACGGATGGTCTTGGGAAGAAAATGGATTCAATCGAAACGAAGGCATGTGGCCGCCACCAGACCCAGAAAAAATTCGCAGGGCAAACAGAGAGTGGCCTGCAGGTCACAGGGACTTCAAAGCAGAACTGAGAAATGCAGAAACTATGTCTCCAGAGGAGCAAAAGAGTGCGTTCAAAGAACGCCAATTACAGGACATGCAGAGGAGAAGCCATTTATTGGCAGAGCTAGAGGAAGTAGACGATTACGATATGCTGAGTGAAGACAGTCATGGTATTGGCTATAGTTCTGATCAAGAGGTTCATTGGAGAAACAACGACGGTGAGAGGCTACAAGATTACGGCGTTGATGAGGAAACGGAATTCTGCGCCGCACAAACAactgaagatgatgatgttccACTTGTTGAGCTCTTGCGTCGGCGAAATATTTTGCGCACCGAATGTGCCGATTAA